One genomic segment of Odocoileus virginianus isolate 20LAN1187 ecotype Illinois chromosome X, Ovbor_1.2, whole genome shotgun sequence includes these proteins:
- the LOC110143791 gene encoding large ribosomal subunit protein eL39-like has protein sequence MSSHKTSRIKRFLAKKQKQNRPIPQWIRMKTGNKIRYNSKRRHWRRTKLGL, from the coding sequence ATGTCTTCTCACAAGACTTCCAGGATCAAGCGATTCCTGGCCAAGAAGCAAAAGCAGAATCGTCCCATTCCTCAatggattcgaatgaaaactggCAATAAAATTAGGTACAACTCCAAGAGAAGACATTGGAGAAGAACCAAGCTGGGTCTATAA